The proteins below are encoded in one region of Rhodoluna lacicola:
- a CDS encoding 4-hydroxy-3-methylbut-2-enyl diphosphate reductase — protein sequence MTDIKNTAGKKVLLASPRGYCAGVDRAVIAVEKALDHYGSPVYVRKQIVHNKHVVSSLEARGAIFVEEVDEVPPGSVLVFSAHGVSPAVVAAAAERGLNTIDATCPLVTKVHREVQRFAAEDYDILLIGHEGHEEVEGTAGEAPHAVQIIDKDDSIAAAKVRDPKKLIWLSQTTLSVDETMETVLKLREKHPTLQNPPSDDICYATQNRQVAIKKVGAQSDLVIVVGSANSSNTVRLVEVALDAGAKASHRVDFASEIKEEWFEGVETVGVSSGASVPEELVDEVLEYLANRGYGDVRTVQTAEEDIQFSLPAELRKELKAAGHETSNKAKRD from the coding sequence GTGACTGACATCAAGAATACCGCTGGCAAGAAGGTGCTGCTGGCCTCCCCGCGAGGGTACTGCGCCGGCGTCGACCGAGCGGTAATTGCCGTGGAAAAGGCCCTGGATCACTACGGTTCACCGGTTTATGTTCGCAAGCAGATCGTGCACAACAAGCACGTGGTCTCGTCGCTTGAAGCCCGCGGGGCGATCTTTGTCGAGGAAGTTGATGAGGTCCCACCAGGCTCTGTGCTGGTTTTCTCTGCCCATGGGGTTTCTCCGGCAGTAGTCGCAGCGGCTGCCGAGCGCGGTCTCAATACGATCGATGCCACCTGTCCGCTGGTCACCAAGGTACACCGCGAGGTCCAACGCTTTGCTGCGGAAGATTACGACATCCTGCTAATCGGTCACGAGGGGCACGAAGAGGTTGAGGGCACAGCCGGAGAGGCACCGCACGCTGTGCAGATCATTGATAAAGATGACAGCATCGCCGCCGCCAAGGTTCGTGATCCAAAGAAGCTGATTTGGCTTTCCCAGACCACGCTGTCGGTTGATGAAACGATGGAAACGGTCCTCAAACTTCGCGAGAAGCACCCAACTTTGCAAAATCCGCCGAGTGATGACATCTGCTACGCAACCCAAAACCGTCAGGTCGCCATCAAAAAGGTTGGCGCGCAATCTGATCTAGTCATCGTGGTAGGTTCGGCGAACTCTTCTAATACCGTTCGATTGGTTGAAGTTGCTCTAGATGCTGGGGCAAAGGCGTCGCACCGCGTAGATTTCGCCAGTGAAATTAAAGAAGAGTGGTTCGAAGGTGTTGAGACCGTTGGCGTCTCTTCTGGAGCATCTGTTCCAGAGGAACTAGTTGATGAGGTTCTTGAGTACTTGGCAAATCGCGGCTACGGAGATGTTCGCACGGTTCAAACTGCCGAAGAGGACATCCAATTCTCACTGCCAGCCGAGTTGCGCAAAGAATTAAAAGCCGCCGGTCACGAAACCAGCAACAAGGCAAAGCGCGATTAA
- the ychF gene encoding redox-regulated ATPase YchF, with the protein MALTIGIVGLPNVGKSTLFNALTKNNVLAANYPFATIEPNVGVVNLPDPRLQKLADLYGSERILPAPVSFVDIAGIVRGASVGEGLGNKFLANIREADAIAQVVRGFVDSDVVHVDGKVDAASDIETINTELILADMETLEKARPRIEKEVKGKKMEPAALETIDAALAVLNGGKPISSSDVDLTPIKELGLLTAKPIIYVFNVDESILTDAAKKKALADLVAPAEAVFLDAKVESELIDLSAEEANELLASLGQDESGLDQLARIGFDTLGLQTYLTVGPKEARAWTIHKGWTAPQAAGVIHTDFQRGFIKAEIVSFDDLMAAGNMADAKAAGKVRMEGKDYVMKDGDVVEFRFNV; encoded by the coding sequence GTGGCTCTAACAATCGGAATCGTGGGACTACCTAACGTAGGTAAGTCGACCCTCTTTAATGCACTCACCAAAAACAACGTTCTAGCGGCGAACTACCCGTTTGCGACTATCGAACCAAATGTTGGCGTGGTGAACCTTCCAGATCCTCGTCTGCAAAAACTTGCTGATCTATACGGTTCTGAGCGCATCCTTCCGGCCCCGGTGTCATTCGTTGACATTGCCGGAATCGTGCGCGGTGCATCCGTTGGTGAAGGCCTTGGCAACAAGTTCCTAGCCAACATTCGCGAGGCAGACGCAATCGCTCAGGTCGTGCGCGGTTTTGTTGACAGTGACGTAGTGCACGTTGACGGCAAGGTAGATGCCGCGAGTGACATAGAGACCATCAACACCGAGCTAATCCTTGCTGACATGGAAACCCTTGAAAAGGCGCGCCCGCGCATTGAAAAAGAGGTCAAGGGCAAGAAAATGGAACCGGCTGCGCTAGAAACTATTGATGCCGCGCTCGCCGTATTAAATGGCGGCAAGCCAATCTCTTCATCCGATGTTGACCTAACCCCAATCAAGGAACTGGGTCTGCTAACTGCCAAGCCAATCATTTACGTTTTCAACGTTGACGAATCAATCTTGACCGATGCCGCAAAGAAGAAAGCCCTGGCTGACTTGGTAGCTCCGGCCGAGGCGGTTTTCCTTGATGCCAAAGTTGAGTCAGAGCTGATTGATCTTTCTGCCGAAGAGGCAAATGAACTTCTGGCATCTCTTGGTCAGGACGAATCTGGTTTGGACCAACTGGCTCGAATCGGTTTTGACACCCTTGGTTTGCAAACCTATCTAACCGTTGGTCCCAAAGAGGCTAGGGCTTGGACCATCCACAAGGGCTGGACCGCACCACAGGCAGCTGGCGTAATTCACACCGATTTCCAGCGCGGATTCATCAAGGCCGAGATTGTTTCGTTTGACGACCTGATGGCGGCGGGAAACATGGCCGATGCTAAGGCAGCCGGAAAGGTGCGCATGGAAGGCAAGGACTACGTGATGAAAGATGGAGACGTAGTCGAATTCCGTTTCAACGTCTAA
- the xseA gene encoding exodeoxyribonuclease VII large subunit, producing the protein MSEEELAGASKVSSELSPWPVSRLSLTLKEWIERLGVLWIEGELASIKIGASNMFGELRDLQIENSVSIHSWNVSKIPNDLKQGDRVLALIKPAFWPKGGKLTMQVIEMRKVGLGELLERIERLRAQLTKEGLTSVDRKQPLPFLPNKIGLITGKDSDAEKDVLQNAKLRWPDVQFRIMHTLVQGDKAAPEIINAIKTLDEDPEVDVIIIARGGGSFLDLMVFSDEALVRAAASAKTPIVSAIGHENDRPVLDDVADLRASTPTDAAKRVVPDVAEEKHKLEQLRQRLFMRVDTFVANQLGMIEQIRSRPILANPYTFIEAHEADVERAVDQMRSRLDQTLSREAMQIGHLRQQVRSLSPQSTLDRGYSVVRDLNGHVISDPNQIKKGQRLKLRLAKGELGAVAE; encoded by the coding sequence ATGAGCGAAGAAGAACTCGCTGGCGCCTCCAAAGTAAGTTCAGAGCTCTCCCCTTGGCCAGTATCGCGACTTTCGCTGACCCTGAAGGAATGGATCGAGCGACTAGGCGTCTTGTGGATTGAGGGAGAACTAGCCTCCATCAAAATCGGTGCTTCCAATATGTTTGGCGAGCTGCGTGACCTGCAGATCGAAAACAGCGTTTCCATTCACTCGTGGAATGTTTCCAAGATTCCAAATGATCTAAAACAGGGTGACCGAGTTCTTGCCCTGATCAAGCCAGCCTTTTGGCCAAAAGGCGGAAAACTTACGATGCAGGTCATCGAAATGCGAAAAGTTGGCCTGGGTGAACTGCTTGAGCGAATTGAGCGACTTCGTGCGCAACTGACCAAAGAGGGACTCACCTCTGTGGACCGCAAGCAGCCGCTGCCGTTTTTACCAAACAAAATTGGCCTAATCACGGGTAAAGATTCGGATGCCGAGAAAGACGTATTGCAAAATGCCAAGCTTCGCTGGCCCGATGTGCAATTCAGGATCATGCACACTCTCGTTCAGGGTGACAAAGCTGCTCCTGAAATCATTAATGCAATTAAGACCCTCGATGAAGACCCTGAGGTTGACGTAATTATTATCGCTCGCGGCGGTGGATCATTCTTGGACTTGATGGTGTTTAGCGATGAAGCTTTGGTTCGCGCGGCAGCAAGTGCCAAAACCCCAATCGTTTCTGCGATCGGTCACGAGAATGACCGACCAGTGCTTGATGACGTTGCCGATCTAAGAGCATCCACACCAACAGATGCAGCAAAGCGTGTGGTTCCCGATGTAGCTGAAGAGAAACATAAACTCGAACAACTGCGTCAGCGCCTGTTTATGCGAGTGGACACATTTGTAGCAAATCAGCTGGGCATGATTGAGCAGATTCGAAGTCGCCCAATTTTGGCTAATCCTTACACATTCATCGAGGCTCACGAGGCGGATGTGGAACGAGCGGTTGACCAGATGCGGTCTCGGCTAGATCAAACCCTCAGCAGGGAGGCCATGCAGATAGGACACCTGCGCCAGCAGGTTCGCAGCCTCTCACCGCAATCAACTCTGGACCGCGGATACTCGGTGGTCAGGGACCTTAATGGCCACGTGATTTCTGATCCGAACCAGATTAAGAAGGGCCAGCGGCTTAA
- a CDS encoding fatty acid desaturase family protein has protein sequence MTVLVGRQTVSQFTEILNRVRNAGLLHKKPSFYVIRLIGISVIASGLWVAGGFLGQMVAQHWAWIFGAFLIVGLLGVMAAQYGFIAHEAAHRQIFKSNKANDWAGLILANLFAGLSYGFWLRKHNKHHQKPNQIGEDPDIAIRVLSFTVESRDEKKGVERWFSNRQGFLFPLLLLFTGFDLLLDSLASLKRKDRKIGTRSLEFGLMLVRQTGPYIVLTLMFGWAWAIALWFFMMLMFGFFMGAAFAPNHKGMPLVAKDSKIDFFQRQVLTSRNIRGSWLTDNLMGGLNYQVEHHLFPSMARPNLAKAHKIVVEYCKENAIPLVEMNLLSSYMVVMRYLNDVGLSKNSDPFVCPMVATLRPRS, from the coding sequence ATGACCGTTTTAGTCGGCCGACAGACGGTCTCTCAATTCACTGAAATCTTGAACCGCGTTAGAAACGCTGGACTACTTCACAAGAAGCCAAGTTTTTACGTTATTCGCCTGATCGGCATTTCTGTAATCGCATCTGGACTTTGGGTAGCCGGGGGCTTCCTTGGGCAAATGGTCGCTCAGCACTGGGCTTGGATATTTGGCGCATTTCTAATCGTTGGCCTGCTTGGTGTTATGGCAGCACAGTACGGATTTATCGCTCATGAAGCTGCCCATCGTCAAATTTTTAAGAGCAATAAGGCAAACGATTGGGCTGGATTAATCCTGGCAAATCTATTTGCTGGCTTGAGCTACGGCTTCTGGTTGCGTAAGCACAACAAACATCACCAGAAGCCAAATCAAATTGGCGAGGACCCAGATATCGCCATTCGCGTTTTGAGTTTCACTGTTGAATCACGCGATGAGAAAAAAGGTGTCGAGCGTTGGTTCTCAAATCGCCAGGGTTTTCTATTTCCGCTGCTTCTTTTGTTCACCGGATTTGATCTACTGCTGGACAGCCTTGCCAGTTTGAAACGCAAAGACCGAAAGATTGGCACCAGATCGCTTGAGTTTGGTTTGATGTTGGTTCGCCAAACCGGTCCATACATTGTGCTGACTCTAATGTTTGGCTGGGCCTGGGCGATTGCCCTGTGGTTCTTTATGATGCTTATGTTTGGCTTCTTTATGGGTGCGGCCTTCGCGCCAAATCACAAGGGAATGCCGCTGGTAGCAAAAGATTCAAAAATTGATTTCTTTCAGCGGCAGGTGCTAACCAGCCGAAATATTCGCGGTTCCTGGCTGACCGACAACCTTATGGGCGGCTTAAATTACCAGGTAGAGCATCACCTGTTTCCGTCAATGGCCCGCCCGAACCTAGCCAAGGCTCACAAGATCGTTGTTGAGTACTGCAAAGAAAATGCAATCCCATTGGTTGAGATGAATCTGCTCTCCAGTTACATGGTGGTCATGCGTTATCTAAACGATGTTGGACTGAGTAAAAACTCAGATCCATTTGTCTGCCCAATGGTGGCCACGCTTCGGCCACGTAGCTAA
- a CDS encoding DNA recombination protein RmuC, with protein sequence METFALIAAGLGIGLLLGAVLGYFIADSRARARAAIEMQNFVQQQTAQASDKAGQENKLLEAIAPVRFHLEQMQQVVTRLEKDRTEQFGTIQEQLKNAIDSDAALRKQTQALSQALSSNNIRGVWGETQLRKLVELAGLIKHADFSEQASFSTDTGSGRADMVINLPGGKSLAIDSKVPFNSYQEASTISDLASGEELARRNRLIEEHVKAVKGHVDALSSKSYWTGLNASPDFVIAFVPSESLLSAALDADPALLEYAFKKNVALASPVSLFSVLKTINYIWRQNVDETQVRTMIKLGKELYERVGKVAEHADKLGRSITATVKDFNTFVSSLESRVLVTARKLNDLDENALGTDEIQSPKELDSAPQSLTASELTK encoded by the coding sequence ATGGAAACTTTTGCTTTGATAGCTGCCGGACTTGGCATTGGCCTACTGCTTGGAGCTGTGCTGGGTTATTTCATCGCCGACTCTCGTGCCAGAGCTCGGGCGGCAATTGAAATGCAGAATTTTGTGCAGCAGCAAACTGCCCAAGCCAGTGACAAAGCTGGTCAAGAGAATAAATTGCTTGAGGCAATCGCCCCGGTGCGTTTCCACCTTGAGCAAATGCAGCAGGTGGTCACTCGCCTAGAGAAAGATCGCACAGAGCAATTTGGCACCATTCAGGAGCAACTCAAGAACGCCATTGATTCTGACGCGGCGCTGCGAAAACAAACCCAAGCGTTATCTCAGGCGCTCTCGTCAAATAACATTCGCGGCGTCTGGGGTGAGACCCAGTTGCGAAAGCTGGTGGAACTTGCCGGACTCATCAAGCACGCCGATTTTAGTGAGCAGGCCAGTTTCAGCACCGATACCGGTTCCGGCCGTGCCGATATGGTGATTAATCTTCCGGGTGGAAAGTCATTGGCAATTGACTCCAAGGTGCCTTTTAACTCCTATCAAGAAGCATCCACAATTTCAGATTTGGCGAGCGGCGAAGAACTAGCCCGCCGCAACCGCCTAATTGAAGAGCACGTCAAGGCGGTCAAGGGTCACGTAGATGCGCTGTCATCAAAGTCCTACTGGACCGGGCTAAATGCTTCGCCAGATTTTGTGATTGCCTTCGTGCCCAGCGAATCGCTTTTGTCAGCAGCTTTAGATGCCGATCCTGCTTTGCTGGAATATGCCTTCAAGAAAAACGTGGCACTGGCCTCGCCGGTAAGCCTTTTCTCAGTGCTGAAGACCATCAACTACATCTGGCGTCAAAACGTCGACGAGACCCAGGTGCGCACCATGATCAAGTTGGGCAAAGAGCTTTACGAACGAGTTGGCAAGGTGGCAGAGCACGCAGACAAGCTTGGCCGCTCAATTACAGCCACCGTAAAGGACTTCAACACCTTTGTTTCCAGCCTTGAGAGCCGGGTCTTGGTCACCGCCCGAAAACTCAATGATTTAGATGAAAATGCCCTTGGAACAGATGAAATTCAGTCCCCTAAAGAGTTGGATTCCGCGCCACAGAGCCTGACCGCTAGCGAGCTTACAAAGTAG
- a CDS encoding toxin-antitoxin system YwqK family antitoxin yields the protein MTERSPLYDNGLPRFKGEYLNGEMHGYWEFYRKDGSLMRSGNFISGKQTGIWTTYTREGRPHKQTDFGK from the coding sequence ATGACTGAGAGAAGCCCGTTGTATGACAACGGGCTTCCTCGTTTTAAAGGCGAATACCTAAACGGGGAAATGCACGGCTACTGGGAGTTCTATAGAAAAGACGGCAGCTTGATGCGCTCGGGGAATTTTATTTCAGGAAAACAAACCGGGATTTGGACGACTTACACTCGTGAAGGTCGCCCGCACAAGCAAACCGATTTCGGAAAATAA
- a CDS encoding SRPBCC family protein produces the protein MEHNELYFVEREFDASIDELWNAWTSPQALESWYSPTMLTVVPGSVTTENQVGGRWAVAVDVSANGFNAYFWGRYSEFEPKKKMVHTLSYSQDEQEFLARDDNAPAHLIVVDFEERGNRSWVKFTQFGEMPAEQADASREGMQSYFDNLEIFLAR, from the coding sequence GTGGAACACAACGAACTTTATTTTGTCGAGCGAGAGTTTGATGCCAGCATCGATGAGCTTTGGAACGCCTGGACATCACCCCAGGCGCTTGAAAGCTGGTACAGCCCAACCATGCTGACTGTGGTTCCTGGCTCTGTCACCACTGAAAATCAAGTTGGTGGGCGCTGGGCAGTTGCAGTTGACGTGAGCGCAAACGGGTTCAACGCGTATTTCTGGGGCCGCTACAGCGAGTTTGAACCAAAAAAGAAAATGGTGCACACGCTTTCTTATAGTCAAGACGAACAGGAGTTCCTCGCTCGCGATGACAACGCACCCGCACACCTAATCGTGGTTGATTTTGAAGAACGCGGCAACAGGTCCTGGGTAAAGTTCACCCAATTTGGCGAGATGCCGGCTGAGCAGGCCGATGCCTCTCGCGAAGGCATGCAGAGTTACTTCGACAATCTGGAAATTTTTCTGGCCCGGTGA
- a CDS encoding fructose-bisphosphatase class II family protein translates to MFASGKAWMPLHNANRPTMDILSATVAATAGCWHLVGAEDKLAVDGAAVDAMREALRGADFGGIVVIGEGEKDEAPMLFNGELIGGGQPVEWDIAVDPVDGTALAAAGTPGAVAVMAAAERGAMLEAKEVYFMQKIVSGSAGRGVLDLDLSATENINRLATALEKPVTDIRVAVINKERNFDLIKEVEATGATWVSFDEGDIAMAVAAAVPGTGVDLLLGLGGSPEGVATAVAIQILGGFMQTRFAPQDPDQIERALAANYDIERKFELEELVSGERFIFVLTGITDGILANGVRENEDDLEIQSLVLDSNIGEGLVVDVRVPKH, encoded by the coding sequence TTGTTCGCTTCAGGAAAGGCCTGGATGCCCCTGCACAACGCCAATCGTCCAACCATGGATATTCTCTCTGCGACAGTTGCGGCAACTGCAGGCTGTTGGCACTTGGTTGGCGCCGAAGACAAACTTGCCGTGGATGGGGCTGCAGTTGATGCCATGCGCGAGGCACTCAGGGGAGCAGATTTTGGCGGCATCGTCGTAATCGGTGAGGGTGAAAAAGACGAGGCGCCCATGCTGTTCAACGGGGAGCTAATTGGTGGTGGCCAACCCGTTGAGTGGGATATTGCGGTTGACCCGGTGGACGGCACAGCTTTGGCAGCAGCTGGTACACCCGGCGCTGTGGCGGTAATGGCAGCGGCCGAGCGCGGAGCGATGCTTGAGGCCAAAGAGGTTTACTTCATGCAGAAGATCGTAAGTGGCAGCGCGGGCCGCGGCGTCTTGGATCTTGATTTATCAGCCACAGAAAACATCAACCGTCTTGCAACTGCGCTGGAAAAACCGGTCACCGATATTCGTGTTGCCGTGATCAACAAAGAGCGAAACTTTGACTTGATCAAAGAGGTTGAAGCTACCGGTGCAACCTGGGTGAGTTTTGACGAGGGTGACATTGCCATGGCTGTTGCCGCTGCCGTACCCGGCACCGGAGTTGATCTGCTGCTGGGCCTTGGCGGCTCGCCAGAGGGCGTGGCCACAGCGGTTGCCATTCAAATTCTTGGTGGCTTCATGCAAACTAGATTTGCTCCGCAAGACCCGGATCAAATTGAGCGTGCTCTGGCGGCAAATTATGACATCGAGCGCAAGTTTGAACTTGAGGAACTTGTTTCGGGTGAGCGATTTATTTTTGTTCTCACAGGAATCACCGACGGAATTTTGGCCAATGGTGTTCGCGAAAATGAAGATGATTTAGAAATTCAAAGCTTAGTCTTGGACAGCAACATCGGCGAAGGTCTAGTCGTTGACGTTCGCGTTCCTAAGCACTGA
- a CDS encoding iron chaperone yields MAIALTVIDDYLKTVSPEQRKLLEEVRQEMRRLLPDAEEAISYGLPCFKVPGGVVGGFAANKNFCSYYPFSGTTLGALKSDLANYSQTLSALHFTNEKPLTKKIIKLLVAHRLKQISEGYGKKRPNRSFTANPQGIYLFGP; encoded by the coding sequence GTGGCAATAGCTTTGACGGTTATTGACGATTACCTAAAAACAGTTTCGCCAGAGCAGCGCAAGCTACTAGAGGAAGTCCGCCAAGAAATGCGCAGGCTGCTGCCCGATGCCGAAGAGGCAATCAGTTATGGGCTGCCTTGCTTCAAGGTGCCCGGTGGGGTAGTTGGCGGTTTTGCTGCCAACAAAAATTTCTGCAGTTATTACCCGTTCTCTGGCACAACTCTTGGAGCATTGAAGTCCGATTTGGCTAACTACTCGCAAACCCTGAGTGCGCTCCATTTCACCAATGAAAAACCGCTCACCAAAAAGATCATCAAGCTCTTGGTTGCACACCGACTCAAGCAAATTTCCGAGGGTTATGGAAAGAAAAGACCAAATAGGTCATTTACAGCCAATCCACAGGGTATTTACCTCTTTGGCCCGTAG
- the fbaA gene encoding class II fructose-bisphosphate aldolase, whose product MPVASPDQYLEMLDRAKQQGFAYPAINVSSSQTLNAALAGLQAAGSDGIIQVTTGGGDYWSGPTVKNMATGAAAMAAFAREVAKNYGITIALHTDHCAKDQLDKLVRPLIAISQERVKAGQDPLFNSHMWDGSAVPMAENLQIAQEMLKLTSGIGAVLEIEVGVVGGEEDGVEGAIDEHLYTTPADGLATAEALGLGENGRYMVALTFGNVHGVYKPGNVHLRPELLGEIQAAVGAKYGKDKPFDLVFHGGSGSTPEEISEAVRHGVIKMNIDTDLQYAFTRPIADWMMKNYDGVLKVDGEVGNKKVYDPRAWGKAAEAGMSARVVEAAQELGSAGKSMSL is encoded by the coding sequence ATGCCTGTTGCATCACCTGATCAATACCTAGAAATGCTTGACCGCGCGAAGCAGCAGGGGTTTGCATATCCTGCAATCAACGTTTCAAGTTCACAAACGTTGAATGCGGCACTTGCCGGTCTTCAGGCTGCAGGTTCAGACGGAATCATTCAGGTAACCACCGGTGGTGGAGATTACTGGTCGGGTCCAACCGTCAAGAACATGGCAACGGGTGCTGCCGCAATGGCAGCGTTTGCTCGCGAGGTTGCCAAGAACTACGGCATCACAATTGCGCTACACACCGACCACTGCGCCAAAGATCAACTAGACAAGTTAGTTCGCCCGCTAATCGCAATTTCACAAGAGCGCGTCAAGGCAGGTCAGGACCCACTTTTCAACTCTCACATGTGGGATGGTTCAGCAGTACCGATGGCCGAGAACCTACAAATCGCGCAGGAAATGCTAAAGCTAACCAGCGGCATTGGTGCGGTTCTTGAAATTGAGGTTGGCGTAGTTGGCGGTGAAGAAGACGGCGTCGAAGGAGCGATCGACGAACACCTCTACACCACCCCTGCTGACGGTCTAGCTACAGCCGAGGCACTTGGCCTTGGTGAAAACGGCCGCTACATGGTGGCGCTAACTTTTGGAAACGTGCACGGCGTATACAAGCCAGGAAACGTGCACCTGCGTCCAGAGCTGCTAGGTGAAATTCAAGCTGCAGTTGGCGCAAAGTACGGCAAGGACAAGCCTTTCGACTTGGTCTTCCACGGTGGTTCTGGTTCTACTCCGGAAGAAATCTCTGAAGCAGTGCGTCACGGTGTGATCAAGATGAACATTGACACCGATCTTCAGTACGCATTCACTCGCCCGATCGCTGATTGGATGATGAAGAACTACGACGGAGTCCTAAAGGTTGATGGTGAAGTAGGAAACAAAAAGGTTTATGACCCACGCGCCTGGGGCAAGGCGGCTGAAGCTGGCATGTCTGCACGCGTGGTTGAGGCAGCCCAAGAACTTGGCTCAGCCGGAAAGTCAATGAGTCTGTAA
- a CDS encoding 1-phosphofructokinase family hexose kinase codes for MSSKSPVVTLTPAPTLDRTYYVHDLVEGGVNRADGVAEELAGKGINVTKGLNLVGISAPGVVPIGDSDPSVLKRTGHSESLVPLWVDGTLRVSTTMVIKDGPTTKVNEAPRPLSAEDWKSVIDLTVKTVKENDAKWLVIAGALPIDKSTGKFVDLQPIFDATKALGCRVALDTSGEALSYWAKQGAASIMKPNAEELASAVGRSLLTNGDVIDAARELCANGVECVLASLGADGMIAVTHNHSWHAKTSKIKVINTVGAGDATLAGFLSAVAGDTQPEAEEQSGVGFDVAKGVCAAVQWGAVAVQQPTSGLQNLDGMPEVFLIENPDRAIPLAEPARV; via the coding sequence ATGTCAAGCAAGTCACCGGTAGTCACGCTGACTCCTGCACCAACCCTTGACCGTACCTACTATGTTCACGACCTTGTAGAAGGTGGAGTGAACCGTGCAGATGGGGTTGCCGAGGAACTTGCCGGCAAAGGCATCAACGTAACCAAGGGTCTCAACCTGGTGGGCATTTCGGCCCCCGGCGTTGTTCCGATTGGCGATTCAGACCCAAGCGTTTTGAAGCGCACTGGCCACTCAGAATCTTTAGTGCCACTTTGGGTAGATGGCACCCTGCGTGTTTCAACCACAATGGTTATCAAAGACGGTCCAACCACCAAGGTGAACGAAGCCCCTCGCCCACTGAGCGCCGAGGACTGGAAATCAGTTATCGACCTCACGGTCAAAACTGTCAAAGAGAATGACGCCAAGTGGTTAGTCATCGCCGGCGCACTGCCAATTGATAAATCAACTGGAAAATTTGTTGACCTTCAGCCAATTTTTGATGCCACCAAAGCCCTTGGTTGCCGCGTAGCTCTTGACACCTCAGGTGAAGCGCTGAGCTACTGGGCTAAGCAGGGTGCGGCAAGCATTATGAAGCCAAACGCAGAGGAACTTGCCTCGGCAGTTGGTCGCTCGCTTCTTACTAACGGTGATGTTATCGATGCGGCCCGCGAACTTTGCGCAAACGGCGTGGAGTGTGTCTTGGCCAGCCTGGGTGCCGACGGCATGATCGCGGTGACGCACAATCACTCTTGGCATGCCAAGACTTCAAAAATTAAGGTAATCAACACAGTTGGTGCCGGTGATGCAACACTTGCAGGTTTCTTGTCAGCCGTTGCGGGAGACACTCAACCGGAGGCCGAAGAGCAATCAGGTGTTGGCTTTGACGTTGCCAAGGGTGTTTGCGCCGCGGTTCAATGGGGTGCGGTTGCAGTTCAGCAACCAACATCTGGTCTTCAAAACCTAGACGGCATGCCAGAGGTTTTCCTGATTGAAAACCCTGACCGCGCAATTCCGCTGGCCGAACCAGCACGCGTCTAG
- a CDS encoding 3'-5' exonuclease yields MPIDFTAIDFETANGSPASPCAVGLVRVRDGKIAESLAFLIQPPVPHDWFHAGNIKVHGIRPSDVDGAATAAEALALMLGFIGADTLIAHNAPFDMGVLRSTAAHIGVDLPALQYACSLAISRKTYNLESYRLNSVAYAVGHEEFNHHDALADSDACARIILHAADRHGADDLDELLKATKQKLKPLIQVQVA; encoded by the coding sequence GTGCCCATTGACTTCACCGCTATCGACTTTGAGACCGCTAACGGCTCTCCGGCTAGTCCCTGCGCAGTTGGGCTGGTGCGGGTTCGCGATGGCAAGATTGCTGAAAGCTTGGCCTTTCTCATTCAGCCACCGGTTCCTCACGATTGGTTTCACGCCGGCAACATCAAGGTGCATGGCATTCGCCCCAGCGATGTGGATGGTGCTGCAACTGCCGCCGAGGCGCTTGCTTTGATGCTGGGCTTTATTGGCGCCGATACTTTGATTGCGCACAATGCCCCTTTCGACATGGGGGTACTGCGTTCCACCGCGGCGCACATCGGTGTGGACTTGCCAGCGCTGCAATACGCCTGCTCGCTGGCGATTTCGCGTAAAACCTACAACCTAGAGTCGTACCGCTTGAACTCGGTGGCTTACGCGGTTGGTCACGAGGAGTTCAATCACCATGACGCACTTGCCGATAGCGATGCTTGCGCGCGAATCATATTGCATGCCGCCGATCGCCACGGGGCCGATGATTTGGACGAGCTGCTAAAAGCCACCAAGCAAAAGCTCAAGCCACTGATTCAAGTGCAAGTGGCATAA